A single genomic interval of Spinacia oleracea cultivar Varoflay chromosome 6, BTI_SOV_V1, whole genome shotgun sequence harbors:
- the LOC130463197 gene encoding uncharacterized protein — protein MPSVAASGAVKYICKVKLDCTTRLHSNSWLTTTKYSIGDMYRQLSEQHAKTNWFHFVWNRFTIIPKHRVILWLALQDRLKTKARLFPYGVTDNDLCALCGLHTENSSHLFFSCHYNTECCRKVLHWLGFSTHRTSLFMILKWAHRYCVGGFRRKVCYADVAGVVYQICKARNSAIWDAMVPSLDSSVSCIQFAVRHRIKSILGKKVSARDRD, from the coding sequence ATGCCCTCTGTAGCTGCCAGTGGAGCAGTCAAGTACATCTGTAAGGTCAAACTAGATTGCACAACCAGACTTCACTCTAACTCTTGGTTAACAACCACAAAATACTCTATTGGTGACATGTACAGGCAACTGAGTGAGCAACACGCTAAGACCAATTGGTTTCATTTTGTTTGGAACAGGTTCACCATTATTCCAAAACATAGGGTCATCCTTTGGCTGGCTCTACAGGACAGGTTAAAAACCAAAGCCAGGCTCTTCCCTTATGGGGTTACTGATAATGATCTTTGTGCTCTTTGTGGATTACATACAGAGAATAGCTCTCATCTATTTTTCTCTTGCCATTACAACACTGAATGTTGTAGGAAAGTTCTTCACTGGTTGGGATTCAGCACTCACAGGACAAGCTTGTTCATGATCCTTAAGTGGGCTCATAGGTATTGTGTGGGTGGTTTTAGGAGGAAAGTCTGCTATGCTGATGTTGCAGGAGTGGTCTATCAGATTTGCAAGGCAAGGAATTCAGCTATTTGGGATGCCATGGTCCCCTCTCTGGATAGTAGTGTAAGCTGTATTCAATTTGCTGTTAGGCATAGAATAAAGAGTATCCTAGGTAAGAAAGTGAGTGCTAGAGATAGGGATTAG